In Vitis riparia cultivar Riparia Gloire de Montpellier isolate 1030 chromosome 19, EGFV_Vit.rip_1.0, whole genome shotgun sequence, the following proteins share a genomic window:
- the LOC117908606 gene encoding receptor-like protein EIX1 isoform X3 has translation MAVRSFEQLLSFLVLLLLCVKLGLGTTLGKVGCIEGERQALLKFKHGLIDDYGLLSLWGDEQDKRDCCQWRGVQCSNRSGHVTMLRLPAPPIDEYGNYQSLRGEIRPSLLELEHLYHLDLSYNDFEGKQIPSFLGSLSKMQYLNLSHANFTQTVPTQLGNLSNLLSLDLSGSYYELNSGDLEWLSHLSSLRFLDLSLVDLGAAIHWSQAINKLPSLVHLNLNGCGLPPFTTGSLFHANSSAPLVFLDLSNNYLINSSIYPWLFNFSTTLVHLDLSSNDLNGSIPDAFGNMISLAYLDLRDCAFEGEIPLAFGDMNVLELLDISGNRLYGEIPDTFGNMTRLTHLALSSNQLQGGIPGAIGELASLAYLELFYNQLEGLPKTFGRSLVHVDISSNQLRGSIPDTVGNMVSLEELYLSHNQLEGEIPKSFGRSLVILDLSSNRLQGSIPDTVGNMVFLERLSLSVNQLQAS, from the coding sequence ATGGCTGTACGGTCATTTGAGCAGCTTCTTAGCTTTCTTGTGCTTTTGCTGCTATGTGTCAAACTTGGCCTTGGAACCACTCTGGGGAAAGTTGGGTGCATAGAGGGGGAGAGACAAGCTCTCCTTAAGTTCAAACATGGCCTCATTGATGATTATGGCCTTCTTTCCTTGTGGGGAGATGAACAAGATAAAAGAGATTGCTGCCAATGGAGAGGAGTCCAGTGTAGTAATCGTTCAGGTCACGTCACCATGCTTCGTCTTCCTGCCCCGCCGATCGATGAATACGGTAATTACCAGTCTCTAAGAGGTGAGATACGTCCTTCACTGCTTGAATTGGAGCACTTGTATCATTTGGATCTCAGCTATAATGATTTTGAAGGCAAGCAAATACCTTCATTCCTTGGTTCTCTCAGCAAAATGCAGTACCTCAATCTCTCTCATGCCAATTTCACTCAAACTGTTCCCACTCAACTGGGAAATCTTTCCAACTTGCTTTCCCTTGACCTCAGCGGTAGTTATTATGAGTTGAATTCTGGGGACCTGGAGTGGCTTTCTCATCTTTCGTCTTTAAGATTCCTTGACCTGAGTTTGGTTGATCTTGGTGCAGCCATCCACTGGTCACAAGCAATTAATAAACTCCCTTCTCTCGTTCACTTAAACTTAAATGGTTGTGGCCTCCCTCCCTTCACCACTGGGTCTCTTTTCCATGCTAATTCCTCTGCCCCTCttgttttccttgatctttCCAACAATTATCTGATCAATTCTTCAATATACCCATGGCTGTTCAACTTCAGTACCACTCTTGTTCATCTGGATCTCTCTAGCAATGATCTAAATGGTTCGATTCCTGATGCTTTTGGGAACATGATTTCTCTTGCATATCTCGACCTCAGAGACTGTGCATTTGAAGGTGAGATTCCGCTTGCATTTGGGGACATGAATGTCCTTGAACTTCTTGATATCTCTGGAAATAGACTTTATGGGGAGATTCCAGACACATTTGGGAACATGACGCGTCTTACACATCTTGCTCTCTCTTCCAATCAACTTCAAGGAGGGATTCCGGGCGCAATTGGAGAGTTAgcttcacttgcatatcttgaACTCTTTTACAATCAACTTGAAGGTCTTCCAAAGACTTTTGGTAGAAGTCTTGTTCATGTTGATATCTCCTCTAATCAACTACGGGGTTCAATTCCAGATACAGTTGGGAACATGGTTTCTCTTGAAGAACTCTATCTCTCTCACAATCAACTTGAAGGTGAG